From Solwaraspora sp. WMMD1047, the proteins below share one genomic window:
- a CDS encoding Xaa-Pro peptidase family protein, which translates to MTSFYAPSAETSPIASLGATMGVDWENRVDFARLRDERFAKVQAAFERSDLGALILFDMNNIRYTTGTHIGNWARDKLFRCALVMRGQEPILWDIGSAARTHQQFAPWFGKESWRAGISSWRGSIPEEVGIERGNAARAAQILREHGLADEPIGVDVVELPVLRALEREGLSIVDGHSFMQDVRAVKTADEIALLDHSAGLVDGAYEELFRALRPGVRENDCVALVNRYLYERGSEEVEAVNSISGGRCSPHPHVFSDRLIRPGDTAYFDIIHSFNGYRTCYYRTFNVGGANRAQVEAYKRAREFMDNAIAEIRPGATSADVVRHFPAAEEFGYASEEEAFGLQYCHGLGLSNWERPLMSRYHSFEHPVTLEQGMVFAIETYWPTPDGSAAARIEEEVVVTADGCQLLTRFPADQLYVTGIRYTAGVDLLR; encoded by the coding sequence ATGACCAGCTTCTACGCACCGTCCGCCGAGACCAGCCCGATCGCCTCACTCGGCGCCACCATGGGGGTCGACTGGGAGAACCGGGTCGACTTCGCCCGGCTCCGGGATGAGCGGTTCGCGAAGGTCCAGGCCGCCTTCGAACGCTCCGACCTCGGCGCGCTGATCCTCTTCGACATGAACAACATCCGTTACACCACCGGGACCCACATCGGGAACTGGGCCCGGGACAAGCTCTTCCGGTGCGCGCTGGTGATGCGTGGGCAGGAGCCGATCCTCTGGGACATCGGCTCGGCCGCCCGGACCCACCAGCAGTTCGCGCCCTGGTTCGGCAAGGAGAGCTGGCGGGCCGGGATCTCGAGCTGGCGGGGGTCGATCCCGGAAGAGGTCGGTATCGAGCGCGGCAACGCCGCCCGGGCGGCCCAGATCCTCCGCGAGCACGGCCTCGCCGACGAGCCGATCGGCGTCGATGTCGTGGAACTACCGGTACTGCGGGCGCTGGAGCGCGAAGGGCTCTCGATCGTCGATGGGCACAGCTTCATGCAGGACGTGCGGGCGGTGAAGACCGCCGACGAGATCGCCCTGCTCGACCACTCCGCCGGCCTGGTCGACGGGGCGTACGAGGAACTGTTCCGCGCACTGCGGCCCGGCGTACGGGAGAACGACTGCGTGGCCCTGGTCAACCGCTACCTCTACGAACGGGGCTCGGAGGAGGTCGAGGCGGTCAACTCGATCTCCGGTGGGCGGTGCAGCCCGCACCCGCACGTCTTCTCGGACCGGCTGATCCGGCCCGGTGACACCGCCTACTTCGACATCATCCACTCCTTCAACGGTTACCGGACCTGCTACTACCGGACCTTCAACGTCGGTGGTGCCAACCGGGCGCAGGTCGAGGCGTACAAGCGGGCCCGGGAGTTCATGGACAACGCCATCGCGGAGATCCGGCCCGGCGCGACCTCGGCGGACGTGGTGCGGCACTTCCCCGCCGCCGAGGAGTTCGGCTACGCCTCCGAGGAGGAGGCGTTCGGGCTGCAGTACTGCCACGGGCTCGGGTTGTCGAACTGGGAGCGGCCGTTGATGAGCCGTTACCACTCGTTCGAGCACCCGGTGACCCTGGAGCAGGGGATGGTCTTCGCGATCGAGACGTACTGGCCCACGCCGGACGGCAGCGCCGCCGCCCGGATCGAGGAGGAGGTCGTGGTCACCGCCGACGGCTGCCAGTTGTTGACCCGGTTCCCCGCCGACCAGTTGTACGTGACGGGGATCCGGTACACCGCCGGCGTGGACCTGCTGCGGTGA